The Bacillus sp. FJAT-27916 genomic interval AAATATAACGATGCTTTACATACCTTTATTCGTGAATCTAATCCGAAAGCAATAAATATGACAAAGGAGAACATCAGAAGATTTGGCCAGCGACTTCCCGGAGTTGTATTGCAAGACGGCCGTATAATAGATGGAAACAGAAGATATACTTGCCTACGGGAACTCAAACAAGAAGGAGAGGATGTTTTCTTTGAGGCGGTTATCCTTGATACAGAAAATGGAATTGATGAAAGAGATATAAAATTGCTTGAACTTAATTTACAGCATGGAGAAGAACGACCGGTAGATTATAACCCTATTGATTACTTGGTTGATGTGTATAGAGACATTGTTCAGAATAAGATGTTTTCTATTAAAGAATATGCAGTTTCAACTAATAAAAAGCCTAGAGAAATAGAAATGGCTGTTAAGAAATCGATGTTGATGGTTCAATTCTTGGAATTTATGAATGCTAAGGGACAATATTTTATTGCAAGGGATATGGATTTAGATGGTCCTTTGCAAGAGATGGTAAGTATTCTGAATAAAGATTTTAAAAAGATGGATTTTATGGAATTGGCTAACTCCTACTCTGAGGATAAAGCGATTCAGTCAGATTTTCTCCGTATACGTAATGCCTTATTTACAGCCATATTTACCAATAGGAATGCAAAAATCGATTTAACTCGGTATATAAGGGAAATGGGGAAGTCACTTATTCATAGTCATAATCGAGAAGTATTCTTAGAAGAATATGAAGACGTAGTAGAAGAAGTTTATGAATCGTTTCAGGAGGAGGAAAAAGTAACCCCTCAAGTGGTAAAAGAAATTGGAAAGAAGTTAGAACCTGTTCGCAATAAAGGGACTGTAATTATCAATAATAAAATTATGGACACACTAGTGACAGAAGCAAGAAAAAAACCAATTGATTTATTGAACCAAGCGCTAGCTGATTTAAAACGAATCGATATCGATCAAGTGAATAGACTAAGGGGTGAGGATAGAAAAGAATTTGATAAGGCTGTAATTCAAATCAGGAATCTTATTGAAGAGTTTGGTGAGGAAAAGTGAGTTTTAGAGAATTGACTCTACAGCCATCTTACTATACTACAAATTCTGATATATCTAAAGAATTCTATAATCCAGTTTTATCTCAATCCGTTTCTTACGATCGAGTCAGTGGATATTTTAGCTCTCAAGCCCTTGCTTCTTATTCTAAGGGCTTAGAGGGCTTAATCATTAATCATGGATATATGAGATTGATTATCTCCATTGATATAAGTGAGGATGATTTTAATCTCATCAAAGAAGGGTATTCTTTAAGAAAAGAAATAAAAGAATCTATAGTCAATCGTATTAGTTTACCTTCATCCATACCAGAACAAGCCGCCTTTTATAATTTGTCCTATCTTATTGCTAAGGGGTTTGTTGATATCAAAATAGGTTTTACGAAAACAGGCATATTTCATTCGAAATTTGGGTTATGTCAGGACATGGATGGAGATATAATTTATTTCACTGGATCTAATAATGAAACGGAAGCAGCGATTAACCATAACTTTGAATCATTCGATATTACAACGACCTGGTTAGCATCACCGTTTGATCAACAGAAAATATTTAAAGCCAAAAGCGAATTTGAAAAGCTATGGAATATGCAACATGGTGACAGTCTTATTTACGTGAAAGAGATAGATGAATTGTTAAAGTGGAAGATTATACAGTTTGATAAGGGGAGGGTTATTCTGGATACGGAAACGTTAACTGAGAACGCTTTAATTCTTACAATTCATGATGATAAGTTAGTCCTTATTGATAATCTCGAGTCATATACTATTAAGCCAACTGATTTTGTGATAGCTCAAAAAATGGCTCCCTACTTTAAGCCTGCTTATCCTGATTTCTCGGAAGACTTATCATATAATGATATGAAAAAAGTTATTGAAATACTGAGGAAGTATTCAAACCGGAAGAACTTTGAATTTATTGTTAGTGATAAATTAGAGGATTATTTGGATAAGATAACTTATTTTATAGAAGAACGTTCAAAATATGGGGTTTTGTTGAAGAATCAGGATGAGAAGATAATGGACCGTTTTGAGAGTTTCAAAGAAGTGGTTACCAAAGAGCTTTCTCGGACGCTCAGAGATAAGCAAATGTGGAGTGCATTCTATATGCAGCAGATGAAGAATGCAGCAAACTTTTCCGTTCCGGGCGCAGGAAAAACTTCTATGATTTATGGGGTATTTGCTTATTTGAATTCAAGTGAAATTGATAAAGTGGATAAAATTGTCATGATAGGTCCTAAAAACTCTTTCTTATCTTGGAAACTTGAATTTGCAGAGAACTTTGGAGAGAAAAAAGAATTACGAGTATTAGATATTCATGAAACACAAATGAATGAATTTCAAATTAGAATGGACAGTGGAGAAAAAAATCTTATTCTCATTAATTATGAATCACTTCAAAAGTATGAATCAGTGTTATTGGATATTATCGATCAAAGAACGATGCTTGTATTTGACGAAGGACATAAAATTAAAGGTATTCGCAGTAAAAGAGCACAAGCAGCTAAGCGTGTCTCTGTGAATGCTGGTTATAAGTATGTCCTTACGGGTACACCTATTCCAAATACATATCAAGATATATATAATTTATTAAATATATTATATAGTGTAGATTATACTATGTTCTTTAATTTTAAACCGAATGAT includes:
- a CDS encoding SNF2-related protein → MSFRELTLQPSYYTTNSDISKEFYNPVLSQSVSYDRVSGYFSSQALASYSKGLEGLIINHGYMRLIISIDISEDDFNLIKEGYSLRKEIKESIVNRISLPSSIPEQAAFYNLSYLIAKGFVDIKIGFTKTGIFHSKFGLCQDMDGDIIYFTGSNNETEAAINHNFESFDITTTWLASPFDQQKIFKAKSEFEKLWNMQHGDSLIYVKEIDELLKWKIIQFDKGRVILDTETLTENALILTIHDDKLVLIDNLESYTIKPTDFVIAQKMAPYFKPAYPDFSEDLSYNDMKKVIEILRKYSNRKNFEFIVSDKLEDYLDKITYFIEERSKYGVLLKNQDEKIMDRFESFKEVVTKELSRTLRDKQMWSAFYMQQMKNAANFSVPGAGKTSMIYGVFAYLNSSEIDKVDKIVMIGPKNSFLSWKLEFAENFGEKKELRVLDIHETQMNEFQIRMDSGEKNLILINYESLQKYESVLLDIIDQRTMLVFDEGHKIKGIRSKRAQAAKRVSVNAGYKYVLTGTPIPNTYQDIYNLLNILYSVDYTMFFNFKPNDLLNPNPSKVEEINEKMYPFFWRTTKQELDVPYANEDEIIQVRATSAEQAIIDLLYSKYGETPFSLYIRLMQAASNPELLLKSIDAFEIYGEEETQKWLPYINESPVGFSEEEINIIRQVSVTSKYKAAIKLAGELYEEKKQTIVWCMFVNTIDKVYTDLKLKGMNPAVIYGNTPQDQRDAIIGEFKKGKIDVLITNPHTLAESVSLHKTCHDAIYLEYSFNLTHMLQSRDRIHRLGLPPNQYTQYYYFMLTGQDNRWNTIDEKIYIRLKEKEDRMMKAIESGILEPDSSEDYQDILDLFEM